The Staphylococcus saprophyticus subsp. saprophyticus ATCC 15305 = NCTC 7292 genome contains the following window.
CATTAGATTCACAAAGTGAAAATGAGCAATTGTCAGAGTCATTATCACAACCAGACCATGGTTTTGAAAATTCAGAGTCCGATATTATCGATAATCATGTAACTTCAAATGATGCAGCACCATCAGAGGCATCACAGCTAGAATCTGATGAAAGTATGAATGAAAATGAATCGCTTAACGTCCAAAATGAAATATTAGATGAAAGGTCTGAATTGGAGCAATCTGATAGTACTGATAATAATAATGGAAATCATATTAAGCAACCCGACGAAACTAAAACGTATAAAAAGGCTACATCTATCAAGAAAGGTAGTAAACCTTTCAATGTCGTGATGACACCATCAGATAAAAAGCGTATGTTAGATGCACAAAAAGAAAAAAATAAGTCAAACATACAATTAAATAATGTAGATAATTTTAAACATAATACGTCATCCGATATTAGCGACAAACAATCACAGTCGAATAATGATCAATTAGCAAATGAACCTGCTTCAGAGTCATTGACTGTAACTGATGACAACCAAAGCGAAACGAATTTATCACATGACTTGATTGATGAACAGAGTGACTTTAAACCAGAAACGGATGCTTCTTTTTATAGTGATGATTATAATCGAAATGACTCAACTCAGTCTAATGTACAACAAGAGTCAGTTGAAAGTGCTGAGTCAGATATGACAAATGTGCCTTCTGAACAAAATGAAAATCATAAGCAAAATGTACAAGAACCAGTTCTCAAACCTGAAACTTCTGGTAACCAATTAGGTGGAGTAAATACATCAACTGAGGATGATAATAAGGCTACTATTAGAAGAGGACCCAATATTAAACTTCCAAGTATTGAGTTATTAGAAGCGCCAAAACAACATGAAATTGATAATGCTTGGATTGAAGATAAAAAACAGGAATTGAATGAAGCTTTTTATTATTTCAATGTGCCTGCAGAAGTTCAAAATGTTACAGAAGGCCCTAGTGTGACACGATTTGAATTATCAGTCGAAAAAGGTGTGAAAGTATCTAGAATAACAGCTTTACAAGACGATATAAAAATGGCGCTTGCAGCTAAGGATATTCGTATTGAAGCACCCATTCCAGGTACGAGTCTAGTTGGTATAGAGGTACCAAATCAAAATGCAACAACTGTAAATTTACGTTCAATTTTAGAAAAACCAGCGTTTAAAAATGCAGAATCCAAATTAACTGTAGCTATGGGACTTAGAATTAATAATGAACCTTTATTAATGGATATTTCTAAAACACCGCATGCTTTAATAGCTGGTGCAACAGGCTCAGGTAAATCCGTATGTATTAATAGTATATTAATGTCGTTATTATATAAAAATCATCCTGAGGAATTAAGATTGTTACTTATTGATCCGAAAATGGTTGAATTAGCACCTTATAATGACTTACCACATTTAGTTGCACCTGTGATAACAGATGTAAAAGCAGCAACGCAAAGTTTAAAATGGGCTGTTGAAGAAATGGAAAGACGTTATAAAGTTTTTGCTAAATATCATGTTAGAAATATTACGGCATTTAATAAGAAAGCAACTTATGAGGATAGAATGCCAAAAATTGTTATAGTAATAGATGAATTAGCAGATTTAATGATGATGGCACCACAAGAGGTGGAACAATCTATTGCGCGCATTGCACAAAAAGCACGTGCATGTGGTATTCATATGCTAGTTGCAACGCAAAGACCTTCTGTTAATGTCATCACTGGATTAATCAAAGCAAATATACCTACTAGAATTGCATTTATGGTATCATCTAGCGTAGACTCTCGCACTATCTTAGATAGTGGTGGTGCAGAACGTTTATTAGGTTATGGTGACATGCTTTACCTAGGAAGCGGTATGAATAAACCTATCCGTGTTCAAGGTACATTTGTCTCTGATGAAGAAATTGATGATGTTGTAGATTTCATAAAACAACAACGAGATCCGGAATACTTATTTGAAGAAAAAGAATTATTGAAAAAAACAGAAAGTCAACCACAAGATGATTTATTCGATGATGTGTGTCGATTTATGCTAAATGAAGGACATATTTCAACTTCATTAGTACAGCGTCATTTCCAAATCGGATATAATCGTGCTGCAAGAATTATTGATCAACTAGAACAACTTGGCTATGTGTCGGGCGCAAATGGATCTAAACCAAGAGATGTATACATTACAGAATCAGATTTGAATGAGAATTAATATAGAGATAAAGGAGTGTTACAATGACACATTATCATTTTGTCGGTATAAAAGGTGCCGGTATGAGTTCATTAGCACAAATAATGCATGATCTTGGAAACGAAGTACAAGGTTCAGATATTAAAAATTATGTTTTTACAGAAGTGGCATTAAAAAACAATGGTATTAAAATACTGCCATTTGATGCGAATAATATTCAATCAGATATGGTAGTCGTACAAGGAAACGCATTCCCGGATACGCATGAAGAAGTTGTGAAAGCACATGAATTAAAACTTGAAGTTATTCGCTACCATGACTTCTTAGGTCATATTATTAACCAATATACGTCAGTCGCCG
Protein-coding sequences here:
- a CDS encoding DNA translocase FtsK gives rise to the protein MSWFDKLFGEDNESTDNYLNKRSQRRQKATQKEEHDSLLPQNNDVYERPKGKFRFPMRVLEEANDSLKTDDELNSDIASTSHKTSHDAHNDVSHGNAHHQQRRRRHMYDKTPTQNINSSDSVGQQSQQQDHYQTENETRTHKGKRMRIQTDVLRANASSKHKPTTSNFHHSDFKASEVPSAIFGTKKPRPLENGVIKRQDDSEEGTQAENETNHRNYNDESSQQKHQTVKDSDSNSTDIQNEAHMYHENSNDTAYDLSDNKERRDAQHVEENGEEVELNQPVTSQNKKDNTIKIENIYASQIVEEIRRERERKVLQKRQFKKALQQKRHDNQDKQEDSIQKAIDEMYAKQARNYIGESSLDEDGNAMNMSKSKTSTSRQSAENQQQTESTNSEDIEEDSNTPFNYEEVDLDHVRDVHTINNEQVNVNTKNDSSAIEADQNQVEQVTPNSDFENQNDENNTAIESSQSDMSENERTYILEKSFERYLDENDVDDAQYRELSETDPKSKESLAFDSLDSQSENEQLSESLSQPDHGFENSESDIIDNHVTSNDAAPSEASQLESDESMNENESLNVQNEILDERSELEQSDSTDNNNGNHIKQPDETKTYKKATSIKKGSKPFNVVMTPSDKKRMLDAQKEKNKSNIQLNNVDNFKHNTSSDISDKQSQSNNDQLANEPASESLTVTDDNQSETNLSHDLIDEQSDFKPETDASFYSDDYNRNDSTQSNVQQESVESAESDMTNVPSEQNENHKQNVQEPVLKPETSGNQLGGVNTSTEDDNKATIRRGPNIKLPSIELLEAPKQHEIDNAWIEDKKQELNEAFYYFNVPAEVQNVTEGPSVTRFELSVEKGVKVSRITALQDDIKMALAAKDIRIEAPIPGTSLVGIEVPNQNATTVNLRSILEKPAFKNAESKLTVAMGLRINNEPLLMDISKTPHALIAGATGSGKSVCINSILMSLLYKNHPEELRLLLIDPKMVELAPYNDLPHLVAPVITDVKAATQSLKWAVEEMERRYKVFAKYHVRNITAFNKKATYEDRMPKIVIVIDELADLMMMAPQEVEQSIARIAQKARACGIHMLVATQRPSVNVITGLIKANIPTRIAFMVSSSVDSRTILDSGGAERLLGYGDMLYLGSGMNKPIRVQGTFVSDEEIDDVVDFIKQQRDPEYLFEEKELLKKTESQPQDDLFDDVCRFMLNEGHISTSLVQRHFQIGYNRAARIIDQLEQLGYVSGANGSKPRDVYITESDLNEN